Part of the Lolium rigidum isolate FL_2022 chromosome 6, APGP_CSIRO_Lrig_0.1, whole genome shotgun sequence genome, TTTTGTAGACCCAGAAAATAAAACATAGATCCGTTGCACAATTCCAAAGAAAGAAATAGCTTTACCACAAGATTTAGCCATATCACAGAGAGTGAGATTAAGACTATGGCAAGCACATGGCATATACAACGCCCTTGGATTTACTTTAAGCAACCTTGTTTGCACTCCCTTGTGTTTACCTTTCATATTGGAGCCATTATCATAACCTTGACCCCTGATGTCATCAataagaagaccatgtgcttTGATGGATTCAACCAACACATTGAAAAGCCTTTCACCAGATGTGTCATTCACCACCAAAAAACCTAGAAAGTACTCCTCAATTTTTATTTGGGCATTCGACATATCAACACATCGAACCAACAAACTCATTTGCTCTTGGTGACTAACATCTGGAGTACAATCAAGAATAACCGAGAAATATTTTGCCTCTTTAACTACCTTTAGAATAGTGTGTGTAATGCTAGAAGCCATAAGAGAAATCAACTCATTATGAATTTTATGACTGAGATAATGACGATGAATCTCTTTGTGTTGAAACCGTCTAAGGTGGTCTTGCATTACCATGTCAAATTCTGCAATCATCTCAACACAAGCTAAGAAATTACCATTGTTATCATTGTAAAGCTCCTCATTGGATCCACTAAAAGCCAAATTACGTTTACCAAGAAACTTCACAACAACAACTATTCTTAGTAAAACTTGCCTTATGCGCTCCTTCTCCTTTGTGATCTCATGCTGCAACTCCTTATCAATTGTTTCATGTTTGCTCAGTCTAGTTCTCAGTTCCttccaacggaccatgccggtAATATGCTCAACACTGGCTTCATGTTCTTTGAGTCTCTCACTAACATGCTTCCAATCTCTAAACCCGTCATGTCCCAAAGCACTCTTGCAGTTGATAGGATTGAACAACTTACAAGAAAAACAAAACACTTTGTCAACACTTCTTGAATAAACTAACCATTTTCGATCACGTACCTCTCCATTGTTCATAGTTCTTGAGTAATGTGCATACGAAAAATGCCTTGAATTTTCATCTCGGTGAAAAGTAATGTTTTCTTCCCTAATAGGCCCCTTCTCCACTAATGTGTCCCTTTCTTTGTTATCAAGACTAGTCCAATTTGCCGGGTCATAAATATCCACACTAACCGGTTCCTCATGATCACTCGCATTGTTATCATCCGCGTCGATATTAGTGTTGTCTTGAGGGACCTCATTTTCTGGATCGACATTATTttgatgggatttctattttcgtgccctcggttccttagttgtgctcagttttccccagccccttagtttttcctcagttttccccaagcctttgtctgaaacccgcagaaagagctcagacggaaggaatccattTATTTgaacgttccgtgctgacgtgtggggccgcgtcgtctgtggggccgcgtcgtgtggggttggtaggaagggaccgcgtgggacagcacgagaccgtgtttggttgtacgtgagagctgggttttgtctctctcggcccaaattggcatttttaagagcaccttttcccctctttctctctctgtctttttcaccaaattagtatcaaatctagagaagcttctatttctgtctttcttcaattatttatgccttttggccctcgatttttgcccaatatggtagcaaatctagtagcaaatctagaagctattatatgataaattcacagcagcataatcagaaaactaagtataatacataaactgcatacatcagccaaaagcagccaataacattgttaatgttcacgacaaactaagctgaaaaaataCAAGAcacacgcaatgtatggccaacaagaagattaggatacgccaggatgaatgaatttgttattCATTCCTCATATATTTATGCGTCGCTCCATTCAtgcattatcccaaggaaatattcattgaactcccgccgtctgcagtgtgcggccaatacatcctccaaacggtatggcctgtgttcatttctcagaccgtagcTTCCTAATCTATGCACATattgtggccactcatcccaggactttgtatcatgaaagtactctctggtataacccaaatccgcgtagtagatgtagccaggtcgaagtgtcgggtgcactctggtgtcgacggagatacaccggatataatgcacgaagaagGCGCGCATgaatgccaatgttactgaccggatggagagagcggctctgagtgtccacacggtacaccaatggcatgttgtgcatcaacacaagcagcagatcaccatccgacttcacaaggtagaacttgtcacttccaagttcggaaatgaaattagtgtctccatcttgacaagtgCTCGCGCGTGCTGCAAgctcgtacattggtgcacactattcttccggactcaaaattgtccacagctattgcatacagttcaccattgaacggggtaatgcaacgcatactatggttctcgatcgaaaatcttccttctccccaatcttcagatatatccttagttggagtgctctcatcgacccaaccaagttcctccgggtaatccatagtcggggagttgattacaacgactgaatccagaaaaatagatggcatctgcgcctcaaacatagtgttcgatgtctttgtgagagggttcagaagccgtatcttgtgcggcgggttcttctgggcaagcacgatgacgccacggcaaaagccgacgaagtagtatctaaaatatattgatgaagataacattcagcactaagattgaaaataagaatagattaaccctatagatatggaggaatttgaaccttgcacgaacttcagatagatctatggtgacgtagcgggatgtgccgagttggaggaaggtgaactcaacgacgcgtggaagggcgtggtctaccatgatccattcgtgcaggtgcacgtcaggctcaggtaaacctgagcgccaatttctacagacttgcctcatagcagagtaggtgtccacgtactcctcattcgccagtaagcattcgccgatcttgtgaagtggtccgtcaggcgTGAGAGAGGcctagttcacggaggcgccgccctcggaggcgacgggctcggcggcgacgggctcggatgcgacgggctcggaggcgacgggctcggaggcaacgggctcggaggcgatggccaccggcgcattcttcttctccatcgccagcaggggagcgctcgtacggcggttggggtttttttggagaagttgatgggacgtgagaggggtggtttcgtgcgtgagcgagaataagACGTatagtgtgcagagggagggagagaggggcttacgcgtcctaaatgcgacccgcgtcctacgcgtccactattgcacgtctgcaccgcgacacgcgtcaacaatggcacgtcttccacttctgcaccgcaacacgcgtcctcgagtttaaccctgaaaatttagatatactcaggtataccctcgagtcatatactagcattttgtgtgtgctcagttttcgccttgagtgttaatactggctagtgcaatataatcagttttaccctcaagtggctggtcaacagagagtcaacaaatgggattaactagttaaatgagttatttaatgtgcaaaaaattccgaaaaagagtggcacttactcatggagtctttagcaCAAATtggcacttctcaaatcatagataaatcaagttttaccacaaattgccacttctcaaatcacctagtagctatgaaggtgcatggttttccacaataagccctacccaaaacagctttccccaaaacatactttgtctgagtgaggccataattgtcacactcatgtatatttgtattgcaaatagtttgaggtaggccaagatgggtttcattgtaccaaacacgcattttccattttttaaatctcatatttgaatcccttagtcctgtttactactcacttgcccttggtttcttgatactactcagtttttccctctcccttcacaaattctcacagacgcccaacattgccctgattggtctagccgatgtcacgcggatcgtgcccgccgaccgttgatcataggatttaacgggcaggataacccctctctctctctctctggtcggggccaccaccctctctctctctgtcggcggttagcttccaccctctatgtatgcttaagggcggttacccagtacgctaaagtttggttttctgcattatttttcacgaggtaaattataaactcttttaggcattatttttcacgcaaaaaatgatacaccatcaccatttcttgtagccattactttgcacgcaaaaaatcccaaaatgataaaccatcatcaatttgttgtagccattacttttcacgcaaaaaatgatacaccatcaccaatttgttgtagccattacttttcacggaaaaaatgatacaccatcaccaatttgttgtagccattacttttcacgcaaaaatgatacaccatcaccaatttgttgtagccattacttttcacgcaaaaaaatgatacaccatcaccaatttgtttagccattacttttcacgcaaaaaatgatacaccatcaccaatttgttgtagccattacttttcacgcaaaaatgatacaccatcaccaatttgttgtagccattacttttcacgcaaaaaatgatacaccatcaccaatttgtttagccattacttttcacgcaaaaaatgatacaccatcacccatttcttgtagccattatttttcacgcaaaaaatgatacaccatcacccatttgttgtagccattactttccacgcaaaaaatgataaaccatcacgatttgttgtagccattactttccacgcaaaaaatgataaaccatcaccgatttgttgtagccattacttttcacgcaaaaaatgatgaacaatcaccgatttcttgtagccattacggtaaaatgataaactatcacgaattaccatttcttttaggcattacttttcacggtaaaatgataaactaaatcacgaagttccatttctgtcaagatagtccgcattacttttttgttgagatatatacccccacaacggtcatctcctccttaaattattgtgtaaaccccccacaacggtcacctcctccttaatttattgtgtaaacccctacaacggtcatctctcccttataaacacccacaacggccatcccttgtgtcaataggttctgcctctctcttcttcgttcacatacacttgatcatccattgccatggcttccacatctcggacgcggaccggaaggggaaggggaaggggaaggggaaggggaaggggaaggggaaggggaaggggcggccggggtggtggatcatcatcattgccaccatcaccgtcgtcaacactgccattgatcatagaggagttcgtcatctatgaagaccctttggtcaagaaggtacgtacgcgttcccacatataagatgcatgtgattaattatgggcatgttctaaaaaacctttaatttcaaacgatcggcgctcgatctctttgcaggcactcccaaaaaagtttgtggactatcttgacggtcaggagccagctaaggtgtatctgcgagcagctgactgcggtcctcgtctctggaccgtggaggtcctatttgacggacaaggccgaatgtatctcgacaagggttggtagaatttcgccatcgcgcacggtgtggatttcggctgctacgtacacttcaaatatgaaggcgatgatgtgctcacagtgaaggtgttcggcggaacaatgtgcaggaagtactactactcagacgacgaagatactgacgatgaaagtgacgacgacgtgaagccatgcatccataccctttagataaggggattatgaccaagaatatatatgtagcttcatatgcatcgatttagagatctactagctattttctatatatttagagatctagctattttctatatattatgcacaatgtttagcataagagtcactttagattataagctacgaaaatagtcacctgccatgggctgaggcggccccatagagcggctctatattatattctctaaataaatagataaccccagcggtcattggctgcgaaggccccacagagcggcaatatatgattttctataaataaatagacgatcccactggtcattggctgcggcagccccacagagcggcaaatatatgtcttttcctgaaaaatagacgaccccaccggtcattggctgcggcagccctcggagcggcaatatatgacttttcccgaaaaatagatgaccccatcggtcattggctgcggcagccctatagagcggccccatttgtcagcacgagacgggtcagagaggaactaccctctgtgcagccccacccgtcagattaacggtaacggtaaggcctctgacctgacggcaaccctcccgtccgacgtCTGTGAGGGATTTCAaagtagagggaggggaaaactgaggaaaaactaacgagctgggaaaaactgagcacaactaaggacccgagggcacggaaatagaaatccctattttgaTCGGCCGCAAGAACTAGTGCCAACTGATCTGGATTTCTCGGTGCGCTCGTGTTGTTCTTCAAAAATTTGTGAATAGATCCTCTCTGCGATTCAATAAACTTGTCCTTTTCCTCTCTCAGCCTCCTTTTGGCGGAACCAGACAAAGGCTTTTTAGAAGACATAATGCGtctgaaaatagaaaagaaaaattgTAACAGAAATTAGGGCATAGGAGAGCATCAAGAATCAGAATTTCAGATATTAGATGACTATACCGGTTGTAATCAGGTTTGTTGTCTCCTGCCTGGGCCGATTATGTTCAGCGAGCAAGTTTGAACTCTGAAGGAATCAGGCAATCAGcgagcggccggccggccggccaagcGACTTGGAGCTTGGAGAATTGGGAGCGATGAGCGATCGAACGAGTTCACATCTTCACGAACAGCCTGAGCCGAGGCATCGGTAAAATAGTATCGGATCGAACCTAATCGTATACGTATACATGCGAGGGCCGGACTCGACGCCTCACGCCTCGCTCGACCGTCGATAGATGGAGTTCTTTTCCGTGCGTGACCAGAAAAGGCCCAGCTAAGCTAGCCTAAGAACCAACCCTGTATGGGCCTAGTAGTATAAACCTATATCTAGAGGGCCCCTAATTTTCTTGGGCccagggcggccgcccctcccgccccccttaggccgggcctgcttctcatgctctatcacactatcttgaggtgtataaagaattctttatttgtttgcatgctctaaatcttagtcaaccatagctcaacttatgagactatcatgacaccgacttagagccataacttgaattattcacttggaatcaagcactcaagatcttggatcattcattgcttatcacataagctagagaatGGCTAATATCGAGTTCCACATAAAAacttcatcttcatttcttcttcttgattatatcacatatatgtcttcaaatcgatgatcttgatgccaatactcaaggtatatctttatcttcatggcatcgatacttgaatccaacacatggaatacaagtagtacctatggaatattccttcatatatacttaatgaaaacattagtccataggggttgtcactaattaccaaaaccacacataggggcaatatacccttacagagaCCCAACTTCTCCGATGCTTTTCGTGATCGGAATGGAGGTGCTGACAGCGGCCATTGTAAGGTCTGTTCATGAGCAAATTTTCCACGGACTCGATAATATATCTCCGATTAAGAGGTTGTCGGTATGTGCTGATGATGTAGTGCTTTTTTGCGGCCGGAGGAAAATGAATTAAGGGCAACAAAGGAGATCCTAGGTATGTTTGGAGTTGCTTCAAGACTTCAGGTCAACTATAACAAAACAACAACGTCGCTCattagaggagaggaggaggatgtgGACAGAGTGAGGTCCATCCTTGGATGCGAGCTGTCAGAATTCCCAACCAAGTACTTGTGGCTGCAATTGGCACTCAGGCCCCTGACAAGGAACGAATGGCAGCCGATACTTGACAAAACCCTTAACTGTATTCATGCATGGCAACGAGGGCTGATCGCGAGGCAAGAGAGATTGGTCTTGATCAAGAGCGTGGTCATGGCAAGGCCCGTCCGCCACCTGCTTGTGGCAGATGCACTGTCATGGTTGCTGGAGGAGGTCGTGAAGTGGATCAGAGCCTTCTTCTGGACAAGGAAGAAGGCGGTGAATGGAGGACAATGCCTTGTCGCATGGGAGGAGATCATTCAGCCCACCTGCTTTGGGGGCCTGGGAGTAAAGGATCTCCGGCTACAGGGGGCTGGCTCTGAGGGCCATATGGGCCTGGTTACGCCGCATGAACCCATCCAGACCGTGACAAGGATTGCCACAGCTGCAAGACGATGAGGTCACGACAGTTTTCCACAGTCTTGCAAAGATATAGCTCGGCGGTGGGAAGAAGACCTTCTTCTGGTCAGATAGATGGTTGAATGGCCTGACAGTGACTGACATTGCCGCGGTTCCCACGAGGAGGAGGAATTCCAGATTGGTCACCGAGGCACTCCCGGATAGCATGTGGGTGCTGGACATCCAGGGCAACCTGTCAGAGGAAGGACGACTGCAATGCATACTGTTAAAGCATTGCCTGTAGATCACATCCTGGTGTAGTGTGTGTTTGCGCGGGAGGTTTGGTTCGGCTGTCTGGAGGAGGGAAATTTCCATGTCCAAAACCCTGATCAAAACATCATGTTGGAGGAATGGTGGAGCAGGGCACGGGAGGCTGTCCAGGGTGCTGACAGACGATCGTTCGACACTCTGGTGATCTTGACCTCGTGGATGTTGTGGAAGCAAAGAAATGCTCGAGCTTTCCAGAGAGCTTACGACGAGGATGAAGGAGGAGCTTTATTTGTGGGAGTTGGCCCATGCCGGAGGGAGTGCACCCGCCTCGAGAGAGTAGGCTTAGGGTTGTAGGAGGAGGGTGAGTGTGTGAGTGGGTGTTGAGCCGCCTGTGTTGTTTGCAACCATGGCTGGTGTcgggggtactcctcggcaatgcccttcgattggggcttagggttgatggaatcctgtaggctaacacgagacatcggtaaacagacaagcggggagagcgatttacccaggttcggggccctcgatgaggtaaaaccatgACGGGATTTgccacccactcggcttccttgagctcccgaatgaatcctgctttgCGGAGCCGACGAACTTCTTCCCCGATTGCTTTTCTCTTCGGCTCAGAAAATCggcgcatcgactgttgtactggtttgtcttttgggtcaacattg contains:
- the LOC124663010 gene encoding zinc finger MYM-type protein 1-like yields the protein MNNGESALGHDGFRDWKHVSERLKEHEASVEHITGMVRWKELRTRLSKHETIDKELQHEITKEKERIRQVLLRIVVVVKFLGKRNLAFSGSNEELYNDNNSSITHTILKVVKEAKYFSVILDCTPDVSHQEQMSLLVRCVDMSNAQIKIEEYFLGFLVVNDTSGERLFNVLVESIKAHGLLIDDIRGQGYDNGSNMKDWFGLTSSPNRGLSLLAKSLENSLEKLCMRLIG